The DNA window ctttttaatttgaaaatacacTTGATTAGACAATGGTCTCATTTCACATTACCTTCTGTTAAATTCTCCTGTTCAGTAGCAATAATAGAGTTAATTTTACAGCATACAAATTCTGTAATCTCTTCTTCAGTGTCAAAGGAATGCAAGGTAGGGCTTACATTATCAAACAACCATTGCCAGTCTTGTCGGATTTCTTTCTCTGTCAAGGCTGTGGCTATAACTGAAGCAAAAAAGGCAAGTCTTATATCAACTTTTTGAGGTCACATAGAAAAATAGTGAACTTTAATCACcataatatatttcagaatTAGGAGTTTGATGCAGTATCCTATAAGGTGCTGGTTTTGTATCCCAGACGCTATCAAGTGTGCCCACTAGAAGCGAAGACAGTCCTTTCGATTTGCCATGGCCCTTTCTTCTTTGAAGAACAAAGTATAAGGTTGTCTCATCACAGTCCCTGTATATTCAtagaaacaataattataaactgtagtataaaaatacttttatcgtATTCAAGACAAAAGATAAGCAAATAGTCAGGTAAATAAATTACCACAGCGCagtttttatgaagacttctTGCGGTTTAACCCACATAATTACAGATTTCTAAAATATGAATTGCATACAAAGATATTCATTCCCGTGTGATTATGACTTCTGCATAGTCGTTCAAATTAATCtaacaaatttaacaaaacaatcacAGAAAACAACACTGAAGAGcgatttgattaaaatttgacaatgACATAACTCCGATCCGACATCAGTTCAGTATGACatcatacaaaaattaaaaattatgacaatGGTATTGCCCTATTTCAGCAGTGGACGAATCCAGGGtcataatgatgatgatgatgatgattgccCTATTGCTCAATATTGACTAAACTCTTGACAGGACTTTTTAAACGCGAGCATTTCCCATTCGCCTCTGACAAATAAAAGCGAGCGAGGAGCGAGGTATTGAGCAGTACAAAATCAGTTGCATTCATCTCacattgcattttattattttagtaaaaaaggCTGATATGTAAACTGCTAAACGTTTAGCAGTTTGTATATTAGTTTACAATCGGGCTTCgtcaaaatacaaataaaaatagaacgaTGAAATTGATTCACaaataaagcaaaaacaaGTAAGTTTCAAAAGTAAAACAGAGAGTCAAAGTagcttttaaagtttattcaaagcACTGAGACTAggacaaattaattatttagtgtTAGGAAACAGTCCTtcgaaacaaatacaaaaaggcaattataacaaaattcaatcaatggtgtttttctttttcggCCATTTTTCTTTGAGTTTCAGCCCAAGATCTTTGGTTTTCTTCAGAATTTGATATTTCATgaatctttgaaataaaatacaaaccaACCACTATCCCTAGCGGGTAATACATccaaacaatgttatttttcatgtagaaaaatattggAAACTGTGCTATTTTTGCGGAAAATGTATACGGAAATTTCATATGTCGTCCTGATTTCCTAGAAAAATGTATACTTGAATTAGGTAtccagaaaacaaaaatataatgttttattttcaatatcagACACTTAGGAGGGAACAAGTAAAAAGTAGACTTGGCAATATGTCAATATGTTTGTGGTCTAAAGATACAAAGTTACAAGTTGTATGATTGTACCCTGCAATGAATCCCTTTTCACGTAAAGATACTTCTAATTTCGTATAAAATGCCTCAAGTTTCTTCGGAAATACCATTTTCATgagttattaagttattttctgttagggacaacctgcAAATTGATAGAAGTgtcatttattagtttttaattcctaTAAACTTTAAATCGACCAGAATTATTTTGAGCTGTACACTATAGAGATCAGtgatttatcttaataattataaaaaagagtaaaaattgaaaaaaaggaaaactaATAacttaaactagcttttgttttgtaataatatatatagtttgtactttaataattacgaTCATTTATCGATTTCAGGTATCGATGTTTCGATATTGTGTTTTAGTGACTCGAACTGGAATGGCGACGGCAGTGACGGCCACGGGATGGGACGCCAGTTCGCTAGCGCTCTTTCTCATATATACTCTTTGCTGTGTGCTGTCTAATTTCATTTTGGATGAGCTGTCAGTCTGTCaatgtaataaagtaaaaatttgtaGAATTACGgaaattaattctataaaatctTATAGAAATGAATGACAACGAAAAAGAAGAGGCTGCTAATCTGGTATAATACAATCATTTTAATTGGTGTTcagtaggttttatatttgatgAATGCTTTATCGTTTTCacgaattttataatttattttagaaagaaGAGTTTGAATGGGTACTACGCGAAGAAGTACACTCTATATTACATCAGCTCCATTCAGTATTAGTCGtaagtaaagttattttacacATTGTATGTGATCAtgctatttatataaagtggATGCTTGGTGCCTTTAGAATCATGAAATAATTGGCTGAAGTTATTGttggtatatattatttttaatgaatttccaAAACGATCTGCTAATAAAGCAGTGTTTTGtggcaattatttttatgtaaacatttgtttatgtttgatttaaattcttaCACATGTAATTCTAATACAATGtactttgaaaaataataaataaattctaaaagaagaattatatgtaaatagaaatagaatttcagatggcattttatttaattattcataactattttactttataggAATGTGCTCATAGGTTTCCTGTGCCTTTATATGGGAATGAAGGACAAAAGCAAGATAAATTCATTCTTACTTCACAACCGGAGCAGCTTAAATGCATTGTCACCTTAACTGGCGACAGCATCAGCCATGCAGTGAGTATgagctatttattaaaattttaataacagtaatttatgatattattaaataatatctagTAAGAATGAATATGTtgattgtttttgttacatagtgtatttttatcttatagtCAGTCATTGATGGAGGTTCCTTTaccaaaatcatttttttaatttaaatcattagaatttttttattatattaagacCAGTATTTTTCAACCTATAGGTTATGGCACATGGAGGTATTATCCTGGTTGGTGAGTTTTAAAAGTGTTTGTTTTAACAATCTATTGTAATCTTTTCCCAGGACAtcagttttaaagttttaaggCAAATGCACTCTATATGTCGCACCTCAATCAATCAGGATGGACCCTGGAAGCTACAACAGATACAAGATGCGGCCAACCATTTGCAGCAGGCTATAGGTTATATTGACAATGTTGATAAACATTATGTGTTCAGGTAATGCTTTATGAagtaaattttgttgataagataaatattattgccAATATCAGCTTTATTGGCTAAAgatattgataattttcttACTATCATGCAGTTATGAATCTATAAGTGTGTGGAAATTTGATAGTTATGTGTCATTTCCGGTTAGCAGATAGTTGTATGACTGTGAATAATCAAAGCTGTCATTTTGTAATCTCTtgaaaggaaataaaatatttgactaAATTCAAAAGGCTGCCCACAAGAGGGTCTTATTTGCTGTACTTCACATTGCACAAAACAGTACGAAACTCCCACATTAATGCCCCTAACACATCTGTGCCTTGAAATACAAGTAGCTAAACTTTGCAGTCAAGTTTAGATTGACAAGCGGAACCAGATGtcaaaagtaatttttctgtaaaatcGATGTCTATTCTATGAAAAGAAATAGAAGTTTTGCTTTCATTTTGGTCAACTGCAATAAACACATGCGGAAACAATGCGGCGCCACAACAAAGTAGCGGTTGGATCGCTGAGGTGTGGCTTTCATCGGAGTAGATTCACTTTAGAATAGAAAGAGCTAGAAATATAGCCAAATCTATGCATTAGAACAGGCTTCGTTAGTGTTCAGCTTCTCGTGAATAGGGACACCGTTGCGATATTACCGCGATTCTGCTGTGTAGGTTTGCCATGGGTGtaagaaaagtaaattaatttattttgagtagcaccaatatttatttgtgttttagGTCTTCTGAGGAGGTCTTACATATTATACAATGCCTACTTGGTTCTCTACAGAGGGCTAGGACTGCCTTAGTTTTACCTAAGAAGAAAACAATAGATGAGCTTATGAAGAGTAGGAATatggtaaaatataattataactcaatataaataattttttttttaaatacagacGAATCAAAAATAAACCCAAGCGAGAGTCATTTTCTGGTCCAGATGGACAGCCTCTATAAGCGAATAAATTAGATTAGAGAGATGAAgagataagcgagaaaaatatcacaatcCTTTGGACtggagatttaattttatatgatttatgTGTATTTTCAGAAAGCACTATCACCGAATCTGCCTGAAGATTTAGCAATATCGTTCTACATACAGTCCCATAAGCTGATATTTGTTGCGTACCAGTTGAGTTCTGTGCATGGTACAATGCGTATAGACTCATGTCAGGCGGACTGCGCAGTGCCCTGGTTGAGTGATGTTCTGTTTATGTTAACAGCTGCACTACACATGTGTCAACAGTTAAAAGATAAGGTAAGAAACTTatatagctttttttttaatttgtgaaaaaGAAACAACTGTCCGCAATAAATTGATGATGATATTAAGATAAACTAAtcattttttgattaatttgaagtaaaaactctttgtaagtatttaaaaattaatttgtttaataatttagaaatattataaattcaatgcaATCACGatcaaatacaaattaatcataatttaaatttttgcaaaaaaattaattttgaaaattaactaaatattttgtagCATGAATTATCTTGTGAAATCTTTAGATGATGGTTGATAACACTGGTCTGCAACGAAATCCTCCTTTGAATAAAAGTATGATCCGTTTAAAGAGTTTACCATCCTCAATCTATATCTGCTTTTCGTTTTATGCTATCacgtctaattttttttttaatgttgattttagatttttagaaattatggGATTTTTtgctatactaatattactatactatGTTATTCTCGCGTTAAAGCAACTTTAACTGGTTGAGATTGTATTTGCACACAAATAAACGGTGTGCAGTGAtagaaagagagaaaaatatattatctgatGCTTTTTTAAgcgaatatgaaagaaaattatatgggAATATGACGTTATTTCTGCAAGAAATCAAAAATTCACAATACGCATAGAACATTTGTGTTGATCTAAAAGTTTTAGCAATTTTAACTGGCCTGCAAGGAGGATGTCCTCATTGCAGTCCAGTTAAAATCACCAAATGGTAAATACCAAATTTTGTGGTTTTTTATGTGAGTGGGACAGTCGCGCAAAAGACAAACACAACATAGTAAAAAGCTGACCACAaagaacgtttttttttttttcaaaatcaaaaccTCTCTGAGTTTGTCTCCTgtatctaaaaatgtaaaggaatATCCTTTCGTtcttagtgaaaaaaaaaattccaccaCTTCATATAAAGCTGGGTCTTATGAAGAACTTTGTGAAAGCCCAGTACTTTCAGTACTAGAAAACAAAGTTTCCCCGGATCAGGCGAAATTAGAAGAAGGAATTTTTGTAGGTCCTCAAATACTCGAGGTTATAAAGGactcaagttttaaaataaatttaaatcaattcgaaAAAAGGGCGCAGACTgcttttgtagaaaatttgtgCCAAAATTTTCTTGGAAAAAAATCAGAACTATCAGGAAATCAAACAAGAACTTCTCATTTCCTACAAGGCTCaaaaaagtaacatgtttcttaaaattcattttttgcactctcacttaaaattttttacaCCAAATCTCAGAACAGTATCTGATGAAGACTGTGAGAGGTTTCATCACGAAATTTTGCACATAGAGAGGACACAACGGGAAATGGTCCGAAGCAATACTTGCAGATTTTTGTTGGTCGATTTATcaggaattataaaatatgaaaaagaaaaaaaacgactAAGTAAAATGGGATTAACAACTAGTAATGATATTGTCATATGCGTTTTAAAGGTTGTGTAATAGTTTACATccaacattatttaagtaattaaatgaatgataaaaatttcatattaaaaaattgtttttcttaaaaattccatCCCAAAGAATATAGACGTGC is part of the Papilio machaon chromosome 4, ilPapMach1.1, whole genome shotgun sequence genome and encodes:
- the LOC106718474 gene encoding protein rogdi — translated: MNDNEKEEAANLKEEFEWVLREEVHSILHQLHSVLVECAHRFPVPLYGNEGQKQDKFILTSQPEQLKCIVTLTGDSISHADISFKVLRQMHSICRTSINQDGPWKLQQIQDAANHLQQAIGYIDNVDKHYVFRSSEEVLHIIQCLLGSLQRARTALVLPKKKTIDELMKSRNMKALSPNLPEDLAISFYIQSHKLIFVAYQLSSVHGTMRIDSCQADCAVPWLSDVLFMLTAALHMCQQLKDKLCVFSQYKDFTVGSRSASMVFN